AGAACCTGCTCTGGTCAACACTTCTCTCAAGCCCTTGGTTTTGGCCCTTGCATATTTAACATCCAGGACTGCAAAAGACACATTGCTGGCTGCTGGTAGGTCACCTCCTCCAGCCCACCCCACAGACAGTAGGCTCCATGATCTGCTTTGTTTGGTGTCCCTGCCTGACTCACAGAGCTGGGCGTGGTGTGGATGAGAGGAAGTATGATagaatttgttctgttttagtATGTATAGGCTGCAAAAATAAccatatttttctgtaataagACGTTCATTAGCTCATTGGTTGATCAGTAGTTgctcttaaaatatttctggacCAGCTGTATCCGGAATTGAGGCAAATCACATTAAATGTTTGAACTGCTCTGTGTTTAGCTTGCAGAAGAAGCTGCAAGATAGCATTGATCCTTCACGGCTGCACTGTGTACATGGCTCCAACACATGCTGGCAACTGGGTACCTTCTAGGACCGAGGAGTTCTGTTCTGAGATGTTTTTGTGGCAGTGGATTTGTGTGGCAATGACTGCAGAATGGACCTGGGAGTCAGGGGCCAAGCAGAATTCATTGGCCTAAACCTCTGCGAGGCTTTTGGGGATGAGCAGGCAGCTGGATGCTGGTGGTTGATCTCTTTAGAAGGGCTCTCATCCATGATAGGCctgaggaaaagaggaaaactctGTGGTGAGACTGCACTCTGGATTTGAATATCTGCATTCTCCTCATCAGCTCTGAAAACTGAACCAAAAGCTGCCAGGCCTGGGAGAAGCCCCAGGCACATGAGCTTCCCACACAAGGCACATGCTCTCTGCCTATGCTGACTCCAAAGTGACTACATTAATCCAAACCCAAGCTGTCATGTCACAAGTCCTCTGTTGTATTTCTTCAAAGAAGCAACAACATTATGGTAAATTTACAGCAAACAGGTTCAGAAATAAACATGTTTTGGTACATGTGACACTTCTGTAATGCCTACTTTATTTTCCAGAGCTCATTCTAATACGAATTtgtgtcagggaaaaaaaacccaagtggGATGTCAGGAACCCTTCCTGGAGTGTACTGGAGAAGAGTTTTGAACAAGTGCCACAAGATCTTTGCAACAGACACAGCATTGGCTCTGGGTGGGAACATGAGAATAGAGCAGTAAGAACACAGCAAAATTCTGGGCTATTAttcaagaaaacacaaaatttacAATACTCAAGCTATAAGGAACATGggaaaatgtttccttagctTTAGACAGTCAAAGGTAAATGTCAGCACAAATAAAAGGAATTCTCTTTACAGAAGAAGCAGGAGACCCCAGAGACAACAGAGGAatctgccttttcctgctgtgaagTCCCTTCCATTTTCCCCAGGCACATTCCAGTGCACATACCTGATCCTTGGTAACCCAACAGCTGCTGGTCCAGGAAAGGGCCTTGGCTGGCTGGTGCAGGCCACAGGCTGGCGCTGCCTttgggatccagaggcagccattGTGCTGTACAGGCCCAGGAGAGCGGGTTCTTTGTCCAGAGGCTGGGCTGAATTCTCTTGATGAGCCTTTGACTGATATTTCTGTGTACAATGTCTGTCCTCCTCTTGGCTGGGTATTTTTATGCCCCTGTGGTTCCTTGTTTTCCAAGGTTTTGCTGCAACATCCACTGCAGAGGCAGGTGAAGGGTTTTTTGGAGGAGATGGAATTAGATAATGTTTTGTGTTGGAGAACACTGCACCCTCCTGAGCCTGTGACGAACCTGAAACAAAGTGGAAAGCACAGTGATTTACCAGTTCATCTGACTGCTAAATGACTAACCCAGGGAGTGAAAGGTTTTGGAGATGCTGTGTGATGGAGCTGGGTGGGCAGATGTGTCTTGATGTTTGCCATGTTGAATTGCCTTCTCTGACAGTCGGTTTGGTTCACAGTCAGCACTGCTGGCGACATGCCAAGCATGGAACAGCTCACAGGCAGAGCTCACGGGGCACACATGAGCTCACCTGCCCTCCTGTTCTCAGGCAGGATCACACCTGCATCATTCCCTGCCAGTGTTTGCACTGACTTGTTCTAAATACCTTAGGACTCCTTCCAGTGATCTGAAGTGCAAGGCAGAGGAATAATCACAGATGAGTGGATCCACTTTTTAAATCAGAGGCAGAGGTGATGGAATCTCACAATAAGTGCCTGACTGCTGGGGAAAATATTACACTGCATGCAGGGCTACTTTCTGGCTGTTTGTGTTTCAGCCACGTAATTCTCTCCATGCAATATGTGCAAcacatggagaagaaaaaacttGTTGCTGACTTATAAATATAACCAGCACGCACACATGCTCAGAACCATTCTAAATATAGCAGGGATCTGATTGCACTTGTCTATTGTAAGAACCAACCATTCTATAAATAGCAGGGATCCAATTGCTCTTGTCTATTAAAAGAACCAACTGTACCTAAGTGCCTGATGTGCAGGGTCCAGGGCAGGAACGTAATCTAAAGAATGTGCCACCAAAACTCAGACCCAGAAAGTTCATCTCTGTGGCTCCCAGTTGATGGGGATGTATTTTACTGCCTAGGTAAAGCTGATAAAAAGTTTTCATGGAACACTTTGTATCATAcaatatgcttttaaaatgtctaaacttcatatttgtttttaagtatAGCCACTCTGAGAGACTGGTATGTCTGACTCAACAGCCTGAAATAACATTCAACGCCTTccaaaaaatgcagtttatatGGATCTGAAGCTGCAAACATTTTTGTGTAAGAGTGGCTTTGCTCAGATGACTTGTCCTTTTCTGGTCAGAAGGATTGCTTCCAGCAACACGTTCTTCTGTGAGAAACTCACACTGGACCGACACACTTCTGCGTGTCATTAGGATCCTGGTCAGTCCCCCCACCACCTCAGACAATTCTACATTTCAAACCACTCCATCATCATCCAGCAGATTTAGTTAGAAGATGGACAGATCCATGCTCAACCATTCACTCTCACAGTGCAATAGGGCATGGCACTGGTACACTGTGAGATGTCTGTGATGTTGTCTTGTCAATCTAGAAGGATGATGAGACCATCATACTCAATGTAAAGAAATcatataaaatctgaaaaagatCAAATTAAATCTAAAAAGACCATGAGATCATAATCTAAGACTTCTGTGGCCACTGGACAATAGGCCATTCCTTTAGATTTTTCCAAACAGCTTTTATTCTTGTTAGGGAGATACTGTTTATAGTACTGTTAATACACATAGAGGATTTGAATAATTTAATGAtatttccagggttttttttttttttcaaaatatactatatttttctaaattttagtAGATCCATTTTTGCCTTTGagagaaatgtaaaatgaaaagtCACATGCTTTTACTTATAGAGAAAATAAGAGTTGTTCTtattaacaacagaaaaaagatCGAAGTTGTAATTATGTATGGTCCTCTATTTGATATGTGTTTGGAATAACCattattaatgtttttaatattcttaAAAACAATATTCAACAAGTAGTGAAGACTGGGAATTGTGCTTTCATTCATGTAAATGCAATTTCAGAGAAGCCTTTGGCTTTATTCCTGAGTAGAAGAGCATGTTCCAGTTCTAAACCTTTTATTGAATGCATCCTTTTGGTTGCATATCTTCCCAGAATTTCCAGTTGCTCAGTTAAACCTTAATCATTAGCTCAGTCATTATTTAATCAGTGCCAACTGGGTTCAAGTACAGCTCAGTAGGAATGACAATATTTTAGACTCACCTGGCACTGTCATAAATGAATGACACAAGGTAAAAGACAGAAACCTGTCCTTCTACAACATTTGATGCTAAGCTAGTGTGAGATCATCTTTGCTCCTCTTAATTCTACATATTCATGCTGAAATATATTAACTGATGGTCAACACAGCTGGTCACAATGTCCTGCTTAAAACCTGGAATGGATTGCTTAGTGTCTGGCTCTGCAATGGCATTTTCCAATTGCTGCTCTGGAGCGCAGATGCCAGATCCCATAAAACACTGGGGTTACCCATGCACCTATCTACAAACAGCACGTGTCTGGCCCAATGCCAACCCTTCCCCAGGGGTTTAGGTCCAGTACCAGAGGAGTGGGAAGAAGGGTCAAGTGAAATCCTTTCAATGAGGTCCTCATCACAGGCCTCCCTCAACTCATTTTCTAAGCTGTCAGTCAGGCTCCAGTCTTCACCTTTATTCACCTTCAGTGCTTGGCTGGCTTGTTCTTGCTGACCTGTTTGCAGGCACCTGGACAACATCAAGTATCACACCTTTAATTAGCTTTTGAGTGTGTTTATGCAGCTGGTCAAATGCAGCCACTCAGGCAACACCCTGGCAGTGGATTTAGTTACCCACTGTTACTTCACACCTTCCAGGAGAtatgaaaaatcattttaattGGATCAGCCATCTAAGATGCCTGTGTCTGATTATCTCAAGCATCTTAAAGTTAATCAGGTGAAGTGGGGCAGATTTAAAATACTACCCAGTGAAGTAAtctcagagaaataaaaccatttttagTTCCAAAATAACCATTACCTGTCTGTGAGATCTATGAGATCTCAGCAAGGTGGTATTTGTCTTTCAGCCTTTTGTTTCCTTGCAGAAAAGCTCATCCCCTTTCAGTTCTTTTACTAGACACTGTCAGGGCCAAGAACGGCTCACCAGTTATGAAAAGTCATTTCTTTGCTCTTACTAAGGAAGCAAGCCcatcctgcctgtgctccagagagaaggaagaggattCTTCTTCCTTGCCATCCCGCAGAGGCTCCAGGCGGGAGGACAGCCGCCCAACGCAGGGACAGAAAGGCAAGAGACCGAGACTGTCCCTCGAAACCACCACCAGATGGCCAAagagctgattttatttttgcagcagaaaatgaatGCAGAGTTTATTGCATGGCAAGATTTCCCCGGTGGTCTCACCCCTTGTGCTGCTCCATCCATGCTCCCAGGTCAGAGGACACCTTTTCTGGGTGCAgatctcttcctcctccagagACAGAAACGTTTTCTGTCGTCAGACCAGACAATTTCAAAGGGCTCACAGCAGGTGGCTGTGGAAATTGCAGAAGTTATCTAGATATCCATGGGAACTCTTCCCAGCTCCGTTTCTAGATGTGGATTTTAGAATACATCAAAGCCCACTGTTGCTTCTGAGTTTTTAGATCATCCCTTATCATTTTCTAACTCCTCAGTTTTAAGAAGTCCCACTTTCCCAGTCATGTACTATTACAGCCTGAGGAACCCAGGGTAGCAGTTACAAATTTTTTGGTTTCTATTTCACTGGATATAAGCCTATAGCACCTATACCAATAAGCATATTAAGACCAGTACCACAGAAACTGCATCACTCAGTATATGACCACATTTCGATTCCACATCCCAGTTCTTAGCACACAATAATTCACTAAAATGTTCAAATCTGTTTCAGAAAAGCTTCCTATGCTGAGGCTGCGGTAGCAGAAAGATATGGGCAGTACATATCTTTTTCTTGCAGTTCTTTAACATCTGTTGTGAGCATTAAGTCTGTGTCCTGTGCATTTCCCTGATTTACCCCAGCCTATTTAAATCTACTCAcgtgcagctgtgctgtgttgaACCTCAGGGCCAACAAAAGCTGACCATGATAAACCAGGCTGCTCCCCTTTACACACATGGGTACCCTCTCACTGAATTACTGCCAAAAGGAGCAGGCTGatctgcagggcaggggcaccACCC
The window above is part of the Vidua macroura isolate BioBank_ID:100142 chromosome 6, ASM2450914v1, whole genome shotgun sequence genome. Proteins encoded here:
- the LRRC56 gene encoding leucine-rich repeat-containing protein 56 isoform X5, translated to MARCGLSDLDGISSCSSLKELYIAYNNISDLSQLTWLDHLEVLDLEGNNIEDINQVQYLRLCCKLSHLTVEGNLICLKPNAESAEDPDYNYRAEVKKLIPHLKYLDRIPASQTTLLLPRKMHEDSLIIKESIKEGGLSKDISWLDPYLGEVAKQSGCSPKPPVTSRPGDAQCSANVGTCTDASLLSSSCPLPDPTVFPDKLFTKDDSSDLTHGFRQVICGNPAKALHVRRQKLGPPAVSPLKLSGLTTENVSVSGGGRDLHPEKVSSDLGAWMEQHKGCLQTGQQEQASQALKVNKGEDWSLTDSLENELREACDEDLIERISLDPSSHSSGSSQAQEGAVFSNTKHYLIPSPPKNPSPASAVDVAAKPWKTRNHRGIKIPSQEEDRHCTQKYQSKAHQENSAQPLDKEPALLGLYSTMAASGSQRQRQPVACTSQPRPFPGPAAVGLPRIRPIMDESPSKEINHQHPAACSSPKASQRFRPMNSAWPLTPRSILQSLPHKSTATKTSQNRTPRS